A part of Desulfofundulus salinus genomic DNA contains:
- a CDS encoding ATP-binding protein: MGKNELIIPLPTVLSVDSLCEIDFASFWNARYNPVGKIVFDFSPIDFVRPAGLVSIVSLMKLSKYLKVADQYYLREPKDDNVKQYLKRMGFYEQFRIIKETVSPKVESSSLCELREVKDELEAYKLTSQLTRIVKEQVQLEEKMMRAISHALGEIIDNIFHHSNSPINGFVCAQTYKGAGEIEIAVADCGIGIKESLKGNPIYRKIRDDEEAITTAVGKRVTGKPHTNTGQGLFICRRFIKENFGRMDIISGSAQYTLRNTDAHVKCYPFWQGTVVSLVFNLKHPIDPKRILDSEFPMDAELDDLFGETDEK; the protein is encoded by the coding sequence GTGGGAAAGAATGAATTAATCATTCCCCTTCCAACTGTATTAAGCGTGGATAGTTTATGCGAAATAGATTTTGCATCTTTTTGGAATGCTAGGTATAATCCGGTGGGCAAGATCGTTTTCGACTTTTCCCCGATCGATTTTGTACGACCAGCAGGACTCGTTTCCATCGTATCTTTAATGAAGCTTTCAAAGTATTTAAAAGTTGCAGATCAGTATTATCTCAGGGAACCAAAAGATGATAATGTAAAACAATACCTAAAACGAATGGGGTTTTATGAACAATTCAGGATCATAAAAGAGACAGTAAGTCCAAAAGTAGAATCCTCATCTCTTTGTGAGTTGAGGGAAGTAAAAGACGAATTGGAAGCATATAAATTAACAAGTCAACTTACCAGAATCGTTAAAGAACAAGTACAACTTGAAGAAAAAATGATGCGAGCCATTTCTCATGCTCTCGGTGAAATAATAGATAACATATTTCATCATAGTAATTCGCCAATAAATGGTTTTGTCTGCGCACAAACATACAAAGGTGCAGGGGAAATCGAAATTGCTGTAGCAGATTGTGGCATTGGTATTAAAGAATCGTTAAAAGGAAATCCTATTTACAGGAAGATTAGGGACGACGAAGAAGCCATTACTACTGCGGTGGGGAAAAGAGTAACAGGCAAGCCGCACACCAATACCGGGCAAGGTCTCTTTATATGTCGAAGATTCATAAAAGAAAATTTTGGTCGAATGGACATTATTTCCGGAAGTGCACAATATACCTTAAGAAACACCGATGCTCATGTGAAATGCTACCCCTTTTGGCAAGGAACAGTAGTTTCTTTGGTATTCAATTTAAAACATCCCATTGATCCTAAGAGAATTTTGGATAGCGAATTTCCGATGGATGCCGAACTTGATGATTTGTTTGGGGAGACGGATGAAAAATGA
- a CDS encoding helix-turn-helix domain-containing protein, with the protein MVVEKPAAVKQEIVTEPNVTLQDGRRKNWFWDYNDVFESDLSANAMLVRLYLARCANGDRHAWPSLNTIARNCKISKPTVIKALKELEEKGWLEKIIRKRPNQEYETTVYVLKDPPAAYASGSEEGGGKADLPPVKNKTGEGGGVVNDVYHLVNQIDNLVKQVDSNNTQITIPNEQEKDLSFVSSLRSDTNDSASAFQASGAAGGSATPENRADQRDSHPRAGAADAAGKRKRDEDQGNERTGVDGVPSSKELIAELVKEYRAVEGVEGKKGDYAFIGALYNRYGYDRVLEAINELSLATAVQEIEKPLLYLKAVVQAIARRGDRERDGGRSDRGSGRKKVEPGMSDWSTCGDKEKKRELLRSLYLS; encoded by the coding sequence ATGGTAGTGGAAAAACCGGCCGCTGTCAAGCAGGAAATCGTCACGGAGCCTAATGTGACTTTGCAGGACGGTAGAAGGAAGAACTGGTTCTGGGATTACAACGATGTTTTCGAATCGGACCTTTCAGCCAACGCCATGCTGGTGAGATTGTACCTTGCCAGGTGTGCCAACGGAGACCGTCATGCGTGGCCATCGCTGAATACTATAGCCAGGAATTGCAAGATCAGCAAGCCGACGGTAATAAAAGCTCTCAAGGAACTTGAGGAAAAAGGATGGTTGGAAAAGATCATTCGGAAACGGCCCAATCAAGAGTACGAAACAACCGTATACGTTCTCAAGGATCCACCGGCCGCGTATGCCTCCGGTTCGGAGGAGGGGGGTGGTAAAGCAGATTTACCACCGGTAAAAAATAAAACCGGTGAAGGTGGGGGGGTGGTAAACGACGTTTACCACCTGGTAAATCAGATTGACAACCTGGTAAAGCAGGTTGACTCTAACAATACCCAGATAACAATACCCAATGAACAAGAAAAAGATCTGTCGTTTGTATCCTCACTTCGTTCAGATACAAACGACAGCGCATCGGCCTTTCAGGCCTCCGGCGCTGCCGGCGGCAGTGCCACACCTGAAAACAGAGCAGACCAACGCGATAGCCACCCACGGGCGGGTGCAGCAGATGCAGCAGGAAAGAGAAAGAGGGACGAAGATCAGGGGAACGAAAGAACCGGTGTGGATGGAGTGCCGTCGAGCAAAGAGCTGATTGCTGAACTGGTCAAAGAATACCGTGCCGTGGAGGGCGTGGAGGGAAAAAAGGGGGACTATGCCTTCATAGGGGCGCTTTACAACCGCTACGGTTATGACCGTGTACTGGAAGCAATCAACGAGCTCTCCCTCGCAACTGCCGTTCAGGAGATCGAGAAGCCCCTTTTGTACCTGAAGGCTGTTGTACAGGCCATTGCCCGACGGGGAGATCGGGAACGGGACGGGGGGAGATCTGACCGCGGGTCCGGCCGGAAAAAGGTGGAGCCGGGGATGAGCGACTGGTCCACCTGCGGGGATAAGGAGAAAAAGCGGGAACTGCTCAGGTCGCTTTATTTGAGCTAG
- a CDS encoding site-specific integrase, protein MLRVSWENTGDPVLDRLGRQFVERVARYARGGSYERRMEWYRAYIRFTYFLAERFGPEDIRNIQPRHVAAFIRYLKQLGRSEKTVLHYLSIIRWWHQQIPWRKYELPENNILLELEARLDDKRFCEEIKNNCRRKKLRRGIQKSLGSA, encoded by the coding sequence ATGTTGCGGGTTTCCTGGGAAAATACCGGCGACCCCGTCCTCGACCGCCTGGGTCGGCAGTTTGTGGAAAGGGTGGCCCGGTATGCAAGGGGCGGTTCTTATGAGCGGCGCATGGAGTGGTACCGAGCGTATATTAGATTTACTTATTTTCTAGCGGAACGGTTTGGTCCAGAAGACATCCGTAATATCCAGCCCCGCCACGTTGCAGCGTTTATCAGGTACTTAAAACAACTGGGGCGAAGCGAGAAAACGGTTCTTCACTATCTCTCCATCATCCGCTGGTGGCACCAGCAGATTCCCTGGCGGAAATATGAACTGCCCGAGAACAATATACTTTTGGAATTGGAGGCGAGGCTCGATGACAAACGATTCTGTGAAGAAATCAAAAACAACTGCCGGCGCAAAAAGCTCCGAAGGGGTATACAGAAATCTCTCGGCTCAGCTTGA
- a CDS encoding nucleotidyltransferase domain-containing protein: protein MPINKRAVEIVKSYAEALRKKDVPVKVIILFGSQARGTSVPGSDIDVLVVTERLDKKIRDTIIDEAFEISMREDIPVIALACDIQEFDSPSFKVDPFYRNVTQEGIIFHG from the coding sequence GTGCCTATTAATAAACGAGCTGTAGAGATCGTAAAATCATACGCGGAGGCTCTCAGGAAAAAAGATGTTCCGGTGAAAGTAATAATTTTATTCGGCTCCCAGGCAAGGGGAACCAGCGTTCCGGGATCCGACATTGACGTACTTGTGGTGACGGAAAGGCTTGATAAAAAGATCCGCGATACGATTATAGATGAAGCCTTTGAAATCAGCATGAGAGAAGACATTCCGGTGATAGCTCTGGCGTGCGATATTCAAGAATTCGATTCTCCCTCATTTAAAGTTGATCCCTTTTACCGCAACGTTACTCAAGAGGGGATAATTTTCCATGGATAA
- a CDS encoding tyrosine-type recombinase/integrase, whose product MSKKSHFRYRDSMKNFLWFCAEKYRLQKIANVGEKHLRAYVEYRRQEGISEKTLKNDLAAVRFFHRFTGSRNELPDNRALGLEKTPAGGKDRAWTEEEYRRMLEKAEKLGRTDVVMAMKLARHAGLRIHECTRLTVGHVRDALKDGELEVKGKGGRVRRVPLRLELKMELERFLEERGGTRGEKIFVAPGEKTHRVIKSIQKFIERHREEITDRPITFHGLRHAYAREELACRLEHPEKYGLHRVSPERAAKLEVAELLGHGRPEVTSVYTGK is encoded by the coding sequence ATGTCCAAAAAATCTCATTTCCGGTACCGGGACAGCATGAAGAACTTCCTCTGGTTCTGCGCGGAAAAGTACCGCCTGCAGAAGATTGCCAACGTTGGCGAAAAGCACCTGCGGGCATACGTGGAATACCGCCGCCAGGAAGGCATATCTGAAAAGACGCTGAAAAACGACCTGGCGGCGGTGCGGTTTTTCCATCGCTTCACCGGTTCGCGCAATGAACTGCCGGATAACCGGGCGCTGGGGCTTGAAAAGACTCCGGCCGGCGGCAAAGATAGGGCCTGGACGGAAGAAGAATACAGGCGGATGCTGGAGAAGGCCGAAAAACTGGGCCGTACGGACGTGGTGATGGCCATGAAGCTGGCCCGCCACGCGGGGCTGAGGATCCACGAGTGTACCCGGCTTACGGTGGGCCACGTCCGGGACGCCCTGAAAGATGGGGAACTGGAGGTCAAAGGGAAAGGCGGCCGGGTGCGCCGGGTGCCGCTGCGCCTGGAGTTAAAGATGGAACTGGAGCGGTTCCTGGAAGAGCGCGGGGGTACCAGGGGGGAGAAGATCTTCGTCGCGCCGGGCGAAAAGACGCACAGAGTCATCAAAAGCATCCAGAAATTCATCGAACGGCACCGGGAAGAAATCACCGACCGGCCGATTACCTTTCACGGATTGCGCCACGCCTACGCCCGGGAGGAGCTGGCCTGCCGGTTGGAGCATCCGGAGAAATACGGCCTCCACAGGGTAAGTCCGGAAAGGGCGGCGAAACTGGAGGTGGCGGAGCTTCTGGGCCACGGCAGGCCGGAAGTGACCAGTGTTTATACGGGGAAGTAA
- a CDS encoding type II toxin-antitoxin system VapC family toxin encodes MSGKFLLDTNIVIALFAGDESVQEKLMEANKVFVPCIVLGELYYGAHKSSQVEKNLARLAEFASSSTVVACDTGTAREYGLIKDQLRKKGRPIPENDIWIAAISRQYDFVLVTRDVHFSEIEDLKIEKW; translated from the coding sequence ATGAGTGGTAAGTTTCTTCTGGATACAAACATTGTCATTGCCCTTTTTGCAGGGGACGAATCTGTTCAGGAAAAATTGATGGAAGCAAACAAAGTGTTTGTACCCTGCATTGTCCTGGGGGAGTTGTATTACGGAGCCCACAAGTCCAGCCAGGTGGAGAAGAACCTTGCGCGGTTGGCGGAATTCGCATCCAGCAGCACGGTGGTGGCCTGCGACACAGGTACGGCGCGTGAGTACGGCTTAATCAAAGATCAATTGCGGAAGAAAGGGCGGCCCATACCCGAGAATGATATCTGGATCGCGGCCATTTCTCGACAATACGATTTCGTTTTAGTGACGAGAGATGTTCATTTCTCTGAGATTGAAGATTTGAAGATCGAAAAATGGTAG
- a CDS encoding type II toxin-antitoxin system VapC family toxin — MDGVLLDTNIIIDLLRTYRKSRPKNPEHAFNSRQVIELFKYLTFNRIKRYISCHTIKEVLQYPYISEQEEKRIQTILPQFCLILPTTKKIARIAGLLSRHSAEYRDHHVEDCYIAATAIAYKLPLYTRNPDDFKYVPHPDLEIVVPYQYQGDVTS, encoded by the coding sequence ATGGACGGTGTTTTATTGGATACAAATATTATAATAGACTTGCTCAGAACATATCGGAAATCTAGGCCGAAAAATCCTGAACACGCTTTTAATTCCAGGCAGGTTATTGAATTGTTTAAATATCTTACCTTCAACCGGATTAAAAGATATATTTCCTGTCACACAATCAAAGAGGTGCTCCAATATCCCTATATTTCCGAACAAGAGGAAAAACGTATCCAAACTATCCTGCCCCAGTTCTGTCTCATATTACCAACCACCAAAAAGATTGCCCGGATTGCCGGCTTGCTTTCCCGCCACTCTGCCGAATACCGTGACCACCATGTGGAAGACTGTTACATAGCGGCCACCGCCATAGCCTATAAATTGCCGCTATATACCAGAAACCCGGACGACTTTAAATATGTCCCGCACCCGGATTTGGAAATAGTGGTTCCGTACCAGTACCAGGGTGACGTAACTTCGTAA